A single region of the Parasphingorhabdus litoris DSM 22379 genome encodes:
- a CDS encoding leucyl aminopeptidase produces the protein MPKLQLSRLALFSALSALTIAAPATAQNVIGSGVPASTAPNSTERPIAFAEQAPANAGLIILMESAALPATTTLSSAERTALEAAIASADFTGKMGSVLKLRGIGARPLIMLSGAAKPDDRGADWKSASGKAVQKLMTEDAELALVGPPDAAGMAEAALGLDLGQYRFDRYQTDVETALARQKVTVSGSQASAAQALWNNRHKHLADSVRMARDLQSEPANTLYPQSFVDRISAAFKGVPNIRIEILDEAAMRKMNMGAIVGVGQGSPRGSRMMVVRYTGGSGAPLALAGKGITFDTGGISIKPNKGMWAMKADMSGAAAVMGATLSLAKSRAPVNIVAVAALAENMPGANAQRPGDVVRTYGGKTIEILSTDAEGRLVLADAVQYVADRYKPFALVDIATLTGSVGRAVGDQYAGLFAREDAIADRLLKAADETGEHLWRLPLHPAYAKAIRSDIADVKNSGVTDAPGASAGAHFIGYFIDESMPWAHLDIAGVDWNNSAKPLTPKGASGYGVRLLDQLARDWTTN, from the coding sequence ATGCCAAAACTGCAACTTTCTCGCCTTGCCCTTTTCTCTGCCTTGTCCGCACTCACAATAGCAGCGCCGGCAACAGCGCAAAATGTCATCGGATCGGGTGTACCAGCCAGCACGGCCCCCAACAGCACAGAGCGTCCCATTGCATTTGCCGAGCAGGCTCCCGCCAATGCTGGCCTGATCATCCTGATGGAAAGTGCTGCATTACCGGCCACCACGACCCTTTCTTCTGCCGAACGCACAGCCCTTGAAGCAGCCATAGCGTCTGCTGATTTCACAGGAAAGATGGGAAGCGTTCTAAAGCTGCGCGGCATTGGTGCACGTCCCCTGATCATGCTCTCCGGCGCGGCCAAACCAGATGACAGAGGAGCGGATTGGAAATCAGCCTCGGGCAAGGCCGTGCAAAAGCTGATGACAGAAGATGCAGAGCTTGCACTGGTTGGACCACCGGATGCAGCTGGTATGGCAGAAGCGGCACTTGGTTTGGATCTCGGCCAATATCGGTTTGATCGGTATCAGACAGATGTCGAAACTGCCCTTGCCCGCCAAAAAGTAACAGTGTCTGGATCCCAGGCATCGGCGGCACAGGCGTTGTGGAACAATCGCCACAAGCATCTCGCCGACAGCGTTAGAATGGCCCGTGATCTGCAAAGCGAACCTGCCAATACACTTTACCCACAGAGCTTTGTTGACCGGATTAGTGCTGCCTTCAAAGGCGTTCCCAATATCCGCATCGAAATTCTCGATGAAGCAGCAATGCGCAAAATGAATATGGGCGCGATTGTCGGTGTCGGTCAGGGCAGCCCGCGCGGATCACGGATGATGGTCGTTCGCTATACTGGCGGCAGCGGTGCACCGCTGGCTCTCGCAGGCAAGGGGATCACTTTTGATACCGGCGGCATTTCAATCAAGCCGAACAAGGGCATGTGGGCCATGAAGGCTGACATGTCTGGCGCTGCAGCCGTGATGGGCGCGACTTTGTCGCTGGCCAAGAGCCGCGCGCCAGTCAACATTGTGGCGGTTGCCGCGCTGGCCGAAAATATGCCCGGTGCCAATGCTCAGCGACCCGGTGACGTGGTGCGGACCTATGGCGGCAAGACGATCGAGATTCTCAGCACCGATGCGGAGGGCCGTTTGGTGCTTGCCGATGCCGTGCAATATGTGGCGGATCGCTATAAGCCTTTCGCGCTGGTCGATATCGCAACCCTAACCGGGTCAGTCGGACGCGCGGTCGGTGATCAATATGCGGGGCTATTTGCGCGGGAGGATGCAATTGCTGATCGTCTGCTGAAAGCCGCTGACGAAACCGGTGAGCATCTATGGCGGCTGCCCCTGCATCCAGCCTATGCCAAGGCCATCCGTTCGGACATTGCCGATGTAAAAAATTCAGGTGTTACGGATGCGCCGGGCGCGAGCGCCGGGGCCCATTTTATCGGCTATTTTATTGATGAATCAATGCCTTGGGCACATCTTGATATTGCAGGTGTGGATTGGAATAATTCTGCAAAACCACTGACGCCCAAAGGAGCCTCTGGATATGGTGTTCGCTTGCTCGATCAACTTGCCCGCGATTGGACCACCAATTAG
- a CDS encoding acylase — MKAIKRIGMGLLILILLVAVALAVWEPMSISPVSPPPEKDYKARIVRDNFGVPHIFGKTDADVAYGVAYAHAEDDFMTLQEVTAMTRGRLATLNGADGAPIDFVAALLDVDGTVKRKYDDLPEDVRAVLDGYASGLNAYAEEHPDEVTLSKLFPVNGRDIAAGFALRSPFFFGLNGPIQALTEGKPLRREGGPSLAVPIENRTVHPLSEDKIITPVGPDPDENGSNAYAIAPERSTDDKTRLISNSHQPLRGNVAWYELVVHSEEGWDFAGANFPGSPFPFLGHNKNLGWTNTVNRPDLIDVYKLSLNEKGNAYKYDGEWLPLEKKRVWLKIKYGPFVIPYPQMIYRSVHGPVIMNGNGAYALRYAGMDQLDMLTQYYRINKAQDFDEWQTAMAGQGVPATNFIYADAKGNIGMFYNAMFPDRAPGFDWRTVLPGDNPKAVWQNTLPFTRVPALINPGSGYVMNANNTPYVAAGPGDELDPDNFSPLMGIEDDQTNRSRRSIELLEANGKIGEAEIRRIKYDTAYVQAGYAKDWLDKIAALDLSDDPELAKAQALLAKWDWDLDGKGQADALALKVLRPANKAHYQRGEVPDPREILQETVDHLNQYFDRIDPPMLEVLRLRQGDVDLPIDGGNDTIRASTLWDIDDDGRLSVRHGDSFVMFVEWDKDGGVTSRSIQPFGAATTRPNSPHYTDQMQLFVDKKLKPVWFDPKELEKNKASEKVVGSAGGAAR; from the coding sequence ATGAAGGCGATCAAGCGGATTGGAATGGGGTTATTGATCCTGATTTTGCTGGTCGCCGTCGCGCTGGCCGTTTGGGAGCCGATGAGCATTTCACCCGTGTCACCGCCACCCGAGAAAGACTATAAGGCGCGCATTGTTCGCGACAATTTTGGCGTGCCGCATATTTTCGGCAAGACCGATGCCGATGTCGCCTACGGCGTTGCCTATGCCCATGCCGAGGATGACTTCATGACCCTGCAAGAGGTGACGGCGATGACCCGCGGACGCCTCGCCACACTGAACGGAGCGGACGGCGCGCCGATTGATTTTGTTGCGGCACTGCTGGATGTCGATGGCACAGTGAAGCGTAAATATGACGATCTGCCCGAGGATGTCCGCGCGGTGCTGGACGGCTATGCTTCGGGCTTGAACGCTTATGCCGAGGAACATCCGGATGAAGTTACTCTATCAAAGCTGTTTCCGGTCAATGGCCGCGATATTGCCGCCGGTTTCGCCCTGCGCTCACCGTTCTTCTTTGGTCTTAATGGCCCGATACAGGCGCTAACTGAGGGCAAACCGTTGCGCCGGGAAGGCGGTCCCAGTCTGGCCGTGCCGATTGAAAACCGGACTGTGCACCCGCTTAGTGAGGACAAGATCATTACGCCGGTAGGACCGGATCCAGATGAAAATGGGTCAAACGCCTATGCCATTGCACCGGAGCGTTCGACCGATGACAAGACCAGGCTGATTTCCAATTCCCACCAGCCTCTGCGCGGTAATGTCGCGTGGTATGAACTGGTTGTACATAGCGAAGAAGGCTGGGACTTTGCTGGCGCTAATTTCCCGGGATCACCGTTTCCGTTTCTTGGGCACAACAAAAATCTGGGCTGGACCAACACCGTCAATCGGCCTGACCTTATCGATGTCTATAAGCTCTCGCTGAATGAAAAGGGCAATGCCTATAAATATGATGGTGAATGGTTGCCGCTGGAGAAAAAGCGCGTTTGGCTGAAAATCAAATATGGCCCCTTTGTCATTCCCTATCCGCAGATGATTTATCGGTCTGTCCATGGGCCAGTGATCATGAACGGCAATGGCGCCTATGCGCTGCGCTATGCCGGCATGGATCAGCTTGACATGCTGACCCAATATTACCGGATCAATAAGGCGCAGGATTTTGATGAATGGCAAACGGCCATGGCGGGGCAGGGTGTACCGGCGACCAATTTCATCTATGCGGATGCCAAAGGTAATATCGGCATGTTCTATAACGCCATGTTCCCTGACCGCGCGCCCGGTTTTGACTGGCGGACGGTGTTGCCGGGCGATAATCCAAAGGCGGTGTGGCAGAATACATTGCCGTTTACGCGGGTTCCGGCTCTAATCAATCCAGGCTCCGGCTATGTCATGAATGCGAATAACACGCCTTATGTTGCGGCCGGCCCTGGTGATGAACTGGATCCCGACAATTTTTCGCCGCTAATGGGCATTGAAGATGACCAGACCAACCGCTCACGCCGGTCCATTGAACTGCTCGAAGCCAATGGCAAGATCGGTGAAGCAGAAATCCGCCGGATCAAATATGATACGGCCTATGTGCAGGCCGGCTATGCCAAAGACTGGCTCGACAAGATTGCAGCGCTGGACCTGAGCGACGATCCGGAACTGGCCAAGGCCCAAGCATTGCTCGCCAAATGGGACTGGGATCTGGATGGCAAGGGCCAGGCGGACGCACTGGCTCTTAAAGTTTTACGTCCAGCGAACAAAGCACATTACCAGCGCGGCGAGGTGCCGGATCCACGAGAAATATTGCAAGAGACAGTCGATCATCTGAACCAATATTTCGATCGTATCGATCCGCCGATGCTCGAGGTGCTTCGCCTACGGCAAGGGGATGTCGACCTGCCGATTGATGGTGGCAATGACACGATCCGCGCATCGACTCTCTGGGATATAGATGATGACGGCCGCCTGTCCGTTCGTCATGGTGACAGCTTCGTCATGTTTGTTGAGTGGGACAAGGATGGCGGCGTTACGTCCCGGTCCATCCAGCCGTTCGGAGCTGCGACGACGCGTCCTAACAGTCCGCACTATACTGATCAGATGCAGCTATTTGTGGACAAGAAGCTGAAACCCGTATGGTTTGATCCCAAGGAGTTGGAGAAAAACAAGGCCAGCGAGAAGGTAGTCGGAAGCGCTGGCGGCGCTGCACGATAG
- a CDS encoding TonB-dependent receptor: MKISMVCRTSFTALALATAHSSIAQAAEVSDETQLETASEQDDNIIVVTGQKFEQSLQDVTSSVSVTTAEDITREPITDLYDIVDRIPNVTSSFGGAGFAIRGIDQRGIAGGGATLTIYVDDSPLDNQTTFFGPLDSWDLGQVEVYRGPQSTNFGRNALAGAIYVRTQDPTYEWDVRARGEIGNNGQLQIAGAFGGPIVEDSFAFRVSANYRESDGFIFNTFLDEQADATELKTVRLKLLMEPADELKIITTSSYTENFAGEDNVNPVSGRQADGSFDPGSVIREVAYDFAGLEGTDTFIQSINVSLGLVDGLDLQSISTYQDTHYVRREDFDGSPASLGFLNREGTDETISQEVRLKYQSDRFKALLGFYYFDNNNVFDDDFVISAAVLGPIFPASILISRSAINTVETRNYAVFTDGEFALTDTIDLLFGLRYDNEKTDTLAVATTAIANPPLPALPPFVEQILVSQAGTSIQGVGAKFEAWLPKGGIRWSPNDDFNLSFVAQRAYRAGGAQIFVVDGSINEFEPEYLWNYELAMRSTWLDGRLKWNANIYYSDWSDQQVSIPVPQFPTFGLTQNAGSSTLYGVETDISFNITPELEIYGGLGYSFTEFDDFPNGNFDPAVPESEANQANFAGNRFPFAPRWSANAGIAYNSAFGLFGGVDANFQSKTFQDNENFDSNYFGDRILVNARIGYEFAEGVRLSGYVRNLFDEQYFTSLSVNAPGDEFSRLGAERTFALRLDLDF, translated from the coding sequence GTGAAAATATCTATGGTCTGTCGAACGTCTTTTACCGCGCTTGCTTTGGCAACGGCGCATTCTTCTATCGCTCAGGCCGCGGAAGTTTCGGATGAAACCCAATTGGAAACGGCCAGCGAACAGGACGACAATATCATTGTCGTAACGGGCCAGAAGTTTGAACAGTCACTGCAAGATGTGACATCGAGCGTGAGTGTGACAACAGCCGAAGATATCACCCGAGAGCCCATTACCGATCTTTATGACATTGTGGACCGCATTCCCAATGTTACCTCGTCTTTCGGCGGCGCCGGCTTTGCTATCCGCGGCATCGATCAGCGCGGTATTGCCGGTGGCGGTGCCACGCTGACTATTTATGTCGACGATTCCCCATTGGATAACCAGACTACATTCTTCGGACCTTTAGATAGCTGGGATCTGGGTCAAGTCGAAGTTTATCGCGGCCCTCAATCGACCAATTTCGGGCGCAACGCTCTGGCGGGGGCGATATATGTGCGTACACAGGACCCGACTTACGAATGGGATGTGCGCGCTCGCGGTGAGATTGGTAATAATGGCCAGCTTCAGATTGCAGGCGCCTTTGGCGGACCGATTGTGGAAGACAGTTTCGCCTTCCGCGTATCAGCCAATTATCGCGAGAGCGATGGCTTTATTTTCAACACCTTTTTAGATGAACAGGCCGATGCAACGGAGCTGAAAACCGTTCGCCTCAAATTGCTGATGGAACCGGCGGATGAATTGAAAATTATTACGACCAGTTCCTATACCGAAAATTTCGCTGGAGAGGATAATGTCAATCCTGTCAGCGGGCGGCAAGCTGACGGCAGTTTTGATCCCGGAAGTGTTATACGCGAAGTGGCTTATGATTTCGCCGGTCTGGAAGGAACCGACACTTTTATCCAATCGATTAATGTGAGCCTTGGGCTTGTGGATGGCCTCGATTTACAATCGATCAGCACCTATCAAGACACACATTATGTCAGACGCGAAGACTTTGATGGTTCACCGGCCTCACTCGGTTTTCTGAACCGAGAGGGAACCGACGAAACAATCTCTCAAGAAGTGCGGCTGAAATATCAATCTGACCGGTTCAAGGCCCTGCTCGGTTTTTACTATTTCGACAATAATAATGTCTTTGACGACGATTTCGTTATCTCAGCAGCCGTTTTGGGGCCGATATTCCCGGCAAGTATTCTCATCAGCCGATCAGCGATCAACACTGTCGAAACGCGCAATTATGCTGTCTTCACAGATGGTGAATTTGCTCTGACAGATACGATCGATCTGCTTTTTGGCCTGCGTTACGATAATGAGAAAACCGACACATTGGCAGTTGCGACAACGGCAATTGCCAACCCGCCATTGCCAGCGCTTCCGCCCTTTGTAGAGCAAATACTCGTGAGCCAGGCCGGCACCTCCATCCAGGGGGTGGGCGCCAAATTCGAGGCATGGTTGCCGAAAGGCGGCATTCGTTGGTCACCCAATGACGACTTCAATCTGTCATTTGTGGCCCAGCGGGCCTATCGCGCTGGCGGTGCCCAGATTTTCGTCGTTGATGGAAGCATCAACGAATTTGAGCCCGAGTATCTCTGGAACTATGAGCTGGCCATGCGCAGCACCTGGCTCGATGGACGGCTGAAGTGGAATGCAAATATCTATTATTCCGACTGGTCGGATCAGCAAGTCAGCATACCTGTTCCACAGTTTCCGACATTTGGGCTGACCCAAAATGCAGGAAGTTCGACGCTTTATGGCGTCGAGACCGACATCAGCTTTAACATAACTCCAGAACTCGAGATCTATGGTGGTTTGGGATATTCCTTCACCGAATTTGATGATTTCCCCAATGGTAATTTTGATCCAGCAGTACCCGAAAGTGAAGCCAACCAGGCAAATTTTGCTGGCAATCGATTCCCGTTTGCCCCGCGCTGGTCGGCCAACGCTGGTATCGCGTATAATAGCGCTTTCGGTTTGTTTGGCGGTGTGGACGCCAATTTCCAGTCAAAAACCTTCCAAGACAATGAGAATTTTGACTCGAACTATTTCGGTGATCGAATCCTAGTTAATGCGCGCATTGGTTACGAGTTTGCTGAAGGCGTCCGGCTAAGTGGTTATGTGCGCAATCTATTTGACGAGCAATATTTTACGTCGCTCAGCGTGAACGCACCGGGAGATGAATTTTCCAGATTGGGCGCAGAGCGAACCTTTGCACTGCGGCTTGATCTAGATTTTTAA
- a CDS encoding PepSY-associated TM helix domain-containing protein, with protein MTDAPNLNPTETEGSNSPFVRRMIDSHSVLGLAFAALIYIVSLSGALTLFVAEISLWETPDVPASYQTSPAAVSAAAKNAEAQLKPGHEILNIIAYAPDEFKPYLTVRLNERKDQKSDLISTDWVADPATGALGQEVKAPFAHVIEDLHTMLHLPRPWGRYLVGLLGVVMFTLILSGIFAHPTIFKDAFKMRMKRNARIAWTDVHNRLSVWGLPFHLIITFTGAFLGVAGITVAALAMVAFEGDQEAAIQVIQGPQAIENAPPMTTSPDYEKMLVRSQGEGRTFSLLVAGNPKSSGETTTIAFYEDGILSARTSEIYRNDGAFLEKLGGSGSPAGARAFGMVQPLHYGTFGGYPIKIFYFVLSLALTYITSTGMMIWFKRKMQQGQPKPNSEAAWRGMTTGLSLGLAGTALFVAANITVPLEVVFFAIWAAGLAAIYFAKQPLKMVRHQYLLIALLLALTALLHFPSALTSEAAAQGILIAINISLLVASFAFAFVSSRGRKREVDQAMETVPAE; from the coding sequence ATGACTGATGCACCCAATCTCAATCCGACTGAAACCGAAGGCAGCAACAGTCCATTCGTTCGGCGAATGATTGATTCCCATTCGGTTTTGGGCTTGGCCTTTGCAGCATTGATCTACATCGTGAGCTTGTCCGGTGCGCTGACATTATTTGTTGCAGAAATCTCATTGTGGGAAACGCCGGATGTTCCTGCATCATACCAAACCAGTCCTGCAGCGGTATCAGCCGCCGCGAAAAATGCTGAAGCGCAATTGAAACCGGGCCATGAGATATTGAACATCATCGCCTATGCACCGGATGAGTTTAAGCCCTATCTCACGGTCCGGCTGAATGAGCGCAAGGATCAGAAGTCCGATTTAATCAGCACCGATTGGGTTGCCGATCCGGCAACTGGCGCGCTTGGTCAAGAAGTGAAAGCGCCCTTTGCCCATGTCATCGAAGATCTTCATACGATGTTGCACCTGCCCCGGCCATGGGGTCGCTATCTGGTCGGTCTTTTAGGTGTGGTGATGTTTACACTGATCCTATCTGGCATTTTTGCGCATCCAACGATTTTTAAAGACGCGTTCAAAATGCGCATGAAACGCAATGCCAGGATCGCTTGGACAGATGTCCACAATCGGCTCAGCGTATGGGGCTTGCCGTTCCATCTGATCATCACTTTCACCGGAGCATTTCTGGGCGTTGCAGGAATTACCGTCGCCGCGCTAGCAATGGTGGCTTTTGAAGGTGATCAAGAGGCTGCCATTCAGGTCATACAGGGTCCGCAAGCTATTGAAAATGCCCCACCCATGACGACCTCTCCAGACTATGAAAAAATGTTGGTGAGATCACAGGGTGAAGGCCGGACCTTCTCGCTTTTGGTGGCGGGTAACCCCAAGAGCAGTGGAGAGACGACAACAATTGCCTTTTATGAAGACGGGATATTGTCTGCGAGAACGTCCGAAATTTACCGCAATGATGGTGCGTTTCTTGAAAAGCTGGGCGGTAGCGGAAGTCCCGCCGGAGCAAGAGCTTTCGGCATGGTGCAGCCACTCCATTACGGGACCTTTGGCGGCTATCCGATCAAGATTTTCTATTTTGTCCTGTCGCTGGCGCTCACCTACATCACAAGCACAGGCATGATGATCTGGTTCAAGCGCAAGATGCAGCAAGGGCAGCCGAAGCCCAATTCTGAGGCTGCTTGGCGCGGGATGACGACGGGCTTGTCGCTTGGTCTGGCGGGCACGGCTCTTTTTGTCGCAGCCAATATTACTGTTCCGCTTGAGGTTGTTTTTTTCGCAATTTGGGCGGCAGGACTAGCGGCAATCTATTTCGCAAAACAGCCTCTGAAAATGGTGCGTCATCAATATCTGCTCATCGCCTTGCTGTTGGCTCTGACGGCACTGTTGCACTTTCCCAGCGCGCTGACATCTGAGGCGGCCGCACAAGGAATATTGATAGCGATCAATATTTCATTGTTGGTTGCTTCTTTCGCCTTTGCGTTTGTCTCATCGCGGGGAAGGAAAAGAGAAGTCGATCAAGCTATGGAAACCGTGCCGGCAGAATAG
- the nadB gene encoding L-aspartate oxidase, with amino-acid sequence MSHFDVIIVGSGAAGLSAAITLARTHKVLVLAKGDLAGGSTAWAQGGIAAVLDAGDTFENHINDTMVAGAGLNRRETVEFVVENAPAAIERLEEMGVPFNKEAEVLHLTREGGHSHRRIVHVDDATGWAVQEALQKTAAAHPNITLQPHMVAIDLIADRHAETPTGANNVWGVYALNNANGRVETLTSRATIMASGGAGRTYLFSTAPRSATGDGIAMAWRAGARVSNMEMMQFHPTCLYNLEVKNFLITEAVRGEGGHLKLPPHKNGNVDEGGERFMDRFDPERMELAPRDIVARANDHEIKRLGLDYVHLDISHRDPEFVKHHFPNIYEKLIGLGIDMTKEPIPVVPAQHYTCGGILIDLNGRTDLPGLYAAGEASESGLHGANRLASNSLLECFVFGDAAARDIATHWDDMPEPPAIRPWDESRVTDSDEEVVIKQTWTEIRRFMWNYVGIVRTTKRLERAQHRIDLLREEVEEYYGHFRVTQDLIELRNLIEVADLIVKSALARKESRGLHYIADYPELLPEAVDTVLKP; translated from the coding sequence ATGAGTCATTTCGACGTCATTATCGTCGGTTCCGGTGCAGCGGGACTGAGCGCGGCAATCACGTTGGCGCGAACCCACAAGGTGCTGGTGCTTGCCAAAGGGGATCTTGCCGGCGGGTCAACAGCCTGGGCACAGGGCGGTATTGCTGCGGTATTGGATGCTGGCGATACGTTTGAGAATCATATCAATGACACCATGGTTGCAGGCGCCGGGTTGAACCGGCGAGAAACCGTTGAGTTTGTGGTTGAAAACGCGCCAGCCGCGATTGAGCGGTTGGAAGAAATGGGCGTTCCGTTCAACAAGGAAGCTGAGGTTCTACATCTCACCCGCGAAGGGGGGCATAGCCACCGGCGCATCGTCCATGTCGATGATGCCACTGGTTGGGCGGTACAGGAAGCGCTGCAAAAGACCGCTGCGGCTCACCCTAATATTACCCTGCAACCCCATATGGTTGCGATTGACCTGATTGCCGATCGGCATGCCGAAACACCAACTGGCGCCAATAACGTGTGGGGTGTCTATGCGCTCAACAACGCGAATGGGCGCGTGGAAACACTGACATCACGCGCCACCATCATGGCCAGCGGCGGCGCCGGCCGGACTTATCTTTTCTCTACTGCACCGCGCAGCGCAACCGGTGATGGCATCGCTATGGCCTGGCGCGCGGGCGCGCGGGTTTCCAATATGGAAATGATGCAGTTTCACCCGACCTGCCTCTATAATCTCGAAGTCAAAAATTTCCTGATCACAGAGGCGGTGCGCGGCGAAGGTGGTCATTTGAAGTTACCGCCCCACAAAAACGGCAATGTGGATGAAGGCGGCGAACGTTTCATGGATCGCTTTGATCCAGAGCGTATGGAGCTAGCCCCCCGCGATATCGTTGCCCGCGCCAATGACCATGAGATCAAGCGGCTTGGCCTCGACTATGTCCATCTTGATATCTCGCACCGGGATCCTGAATTCGTGAAACATCATTTCCCGAATATCTACGAGAAACTGATCGGTCTGGGCATTGATATGACCAAGGAGCCGATACCTGTGGTGCCGGCCCAGCACTATACTTGCGGCGGCATTTTGATCGACCTCAATGGGCGCACCGATCTCCCCGGTCTTTATGCGGCAGGTGAAGCCAGTGAAAGCGGACTGCATGGCGCCAACCGGCTGGCCTCAAACAGCCTGCTGGAATGTTTCGTTTTCGGCGATGCAGCAGCACGCGATATCGCGACTCACTGGGACGATATGCCAGAGCCACCGGCCATTCGCCCGTGGGATGAAAGCCGAGTCACCGATAGTGACGAAGAAGTTGTCATCAAACAAACATGGACCGAGATACGCCGGTTCATGTGGAACTATGTTGGTATCGTCCGCACCACCAAACGCCTCGAACGCGCTCAGCATCGCATCGATCTACTACGCGAGGAAGTAGAAGAATATTACGGCCATTTCCGAGTCACGCAGGATTTGATCGAGCTACGCAACCTTATCGAAGTTGCGGACCTGATCGTAAAATCGGCCCTTGCCAGGAAAGAAAGCCGGGGGCTGCACTATATTGCCGATTATCCGGAACTGTTGCCGGAAGCAGTAGACACGGTTTTAAAGCCGTAA
- a CDS encoding ABC transporter ATP-binding protein, which yields MTEAAISIENLSKTYQGGKKALDGVTFDVKRGEIFGLLGPNGAGKSTLINILSGMVSKTSGSANIWGFDIDADHRNAKASIGIVPQEIMFDPFFTPAESLEVVAGLYGIKKSERRTMELLRAVHLDDKANAYSRTLSGGMKRRLLVAKAMVHSPPILVLDEPTAGVDIELRQQLWEYVEQLNKSGVTIVLTTHYLEEAENLCDRIAIINHGKLIALKTTPELVNMAREKLVELTLDRDVSQESDAVTFADDLFLKAEIVGPRTVAVTYNKDHTNAGGVMQAVQKRGYEIVDVTTKEADLEDVFLNLTRKAA from the coding sequence ATGACCGAAGCTGCAATATCCATCGAAAATCTCTCCAAAACCTATCAAGGCGGCAAAAAAGCGCTGGATGGTGTCACTTTTGATGTAAAACGTGGCGAGATTTTTGGGCTTTTGGGCCCCAATGGTGCCGGCAAATCCACCCTTATCAACATATTGTCGGGCATGGTTAGCAAGACCAGCGGTTCGGCCAATATCTGGGGCTTTGATATTGATGCAGATCACCGCAATGCCAAAGCGTCCATCGGCATCGTGCCACAGGAAATAATGTTTGATCCGTTTTTCACGCCTGCAGAGTCTCTGGAGGTCGTGGCGGGACTTTACGGGATAAAGAAGTCGGAACGCCGGACGATGGAATTGCTCCGCGCCGTACATCTGGATGACAAGGCCAATGCCTATTCCCGCACGCTATCTGGCGGCATGAAACGCCGCCTTCTGGTGGCGAAGGCCATGGTCCACTCCCCGCCGATACTCGTGCTGGATGAACCAACGGCAGGCGTGGATATCGAGCTGCGGCAACAGCTCTGGGAATATGTCGAGCAGCTCAACAAATCGGGCGTCACCATCGTACTGACCACCCATTATCTTGAGGAGGCGGAAAATCTCTGTGACCGAATTGCGATTATCAACCATGGCAAGTTAATCGCGCTGAAAACGACTCCAGAACTGGTCAACATGGCGCGAGAGAAGCTGGTTGAGCTGACTTTGGACCGTGATGTTTCCCAAGAATCCGATGCGGTGACTTTCGCTGATGACCTGTTTCTCAAGGCCGAAATTGTTGGACCGCGCACGGTTGCCGTTACTTATAACAAGGATCACACCAATGCAGGCGGCGTGATGCAAGCGGTTCAAAAACGCGGCTATGAGATTGTCGATGTCACGACCAAGGAAGCCGATCTGGAAGATGTGTTCTTGAACCTGACACGCAAAGCGGCATGA
- a CDS encoding DUF4402 domain-containing protein, which produces MEQIGDQKRALKPGFARAAMLLPALCSLVAASAANAQSADTMASVSRSITVVKNSDLLFGDFIAGTANSNFRMHAVTGNLIQLSGDAVSIGGAQSRASFTATGTPFAQANIRRSQNSINIVRDGGSETMRVDNFWLGNSGGLRDQILDAAGQATYFVGGRLRIGPNQAAGTYRGTFEVTIDYQ; this is translated from the coding sequence GTGGAACAAATTGGGGACCAGAAAAGGGCGTTAAAGCCCGGTTTTGCGCGTGCAGCAATGCTATTGCCTGCGCTGTGCTCGTTGGTGGCCGCTTCGGCTGCAAATGCGCAGTCCGCAGATACAATGGCATCGGTCAGTCGAAGTATCACAGTCGTTAAAAATAGCGACTTGCTTTTCGGTGATTTTATTGCCGGCACGGCAAATAGCAATTTTCGTATGCACGCTGTCACTGGCAATCTGATCCAGCTTAGCGGCGATGCGGTTTCGATCGGTGGTGCACAGAGCCGTGCTTCGTTTACCGCGACCGGAACCCCCTTTGCGCAAGCGAATATAAGGCGTTCACAAAATAGCATTAATATCGTCCGAGATGGCGGGTCAGAGACGATGCGGGTTGATAATTTTTGGCTCGGTAACAGCGGAGGCTTGCGCGATCAGATTTTGGATGCTGCCGGCCAAGCTACATATTTTGTCGGAGGCCGGTTGCGAATAGGACCAAATCAGGCCGCGGGTACATATCGCGGCACCTTTGAAGTGACGATTGATTATCAGTGA